One Drosophila santomea strain STO CAGO 1482 chromosome X, Prin_Dsan_1.1, whole genome shotgun sequence DNA segment encodes these proteins:
- the LOC120457145 gene encoding folylpolyglutamate synthase, mitochondrial isoform X1, with the protein MAARLLGHLIRRSRQSRSLVARTGSSRGTVSTYSTVSTLSTVSMKRMEHLAVSGSGVSLAERVFNAPLPSFNGNHSSGNNHCDNDNNNKDTNDAFELAIKQLNSLQSNDAAIRNSMSNARVDTKADTIKYLERSGLPLETVERLSFIHVAGTKGKGSTCALTESLLRHQGVRTGFFSSPHILSTNERIRIDGQLLAKDKFTEQFWKVYNRLWDRREHDHDMPAYFKFLTILGFHVFVAENVDVVVLEVGIGGEHDCTNIVRNVRTVGITSLGLEHTELLGRTLPEIAWQKAGIIKSGSHVFTHVTQPVCLDVIRQRTQEQSATLYEVPPTEDYFRSDAYAPIWQTFSHLIRLNGSLAIQLASDWLTQSGRQRHTPNEVRMDPQLLGGLISAHWPGRCQLIEWHGMRLHLDGAHTLESMAVCTDWFAKSVRESVHPKILIFNRTGESGFEPLLQLLNRTCAFDMVCFVPNLATSTPNAPSQVMVRFSPEMQLQRARTIATAWSDLCATEQQKDVGQVFNTLTDAFTAIWQRFPPATDSDAQLEVLVTGSIHLLGAAISALDLIDDSTTRTRI; encoded by the exons ATGGCTGCTCGTCTGCTAGGCCACTTAATCCGTCGCAGTCGCCAGTCCAGATCGCTGGTCGCCCGTACAGGGAGCTCCCGCGGTACAGTGAGCACCTACAGTACGGTGAGCACCCTCAGTACAGTGAGCATGAAGCGCATGGAGCACCTGGCGGTATCAGGTTCCGGTGTTAGCCTGGCGGAACGCGTATTCAATGCCCCACTACCGAGTTTCAATGGAAATCATAGTTCGGGTAATAACCATTGCGACAACGATAACAATAACAAGGATACAAATGACGCCTTTGAG TTGGCCATCAAGCAGCTAAACTCCCTGCAGTCGAACGATGCTGCCATAAGGAACTCCATGAGCAATGCCCGCGTGGATACCAAAGCGGATACCATTAAATATCTGGAGCGGAGTGGTCTGCCGCTTGAAACTGTCGAGCGTCTGTCCTTCATCCATGTGGCCGGTACCAAGGGCAAG GGCTCCACCTGCGCCTTGACGGAATCTCTGCTTCGCCATCAGGGTGTCCGCACGGGTTTCTTCAGTTCCCCCCACATTCTGTCCACCAACGAGCGGATCCGGATCGATGGCCAGTTGCTGGCCAAGGATAAGTTCACGGAGCAGTTCTGGAAGGTATACAATCGACTGTGGGATCGGCGGGAGCACGATCACGACATGCCCGCCTACTTTAAGTTCCTGACCATTCTGGGCTTTCATGTTTTCGTTGCCGAgaatgtggatgtggtcgTTCTGGAGGTGGGCATCGGTGGTGAGCACGATTGCACGAATATCGTGAGAAATGTGCGCACCGTGGGCATCACATCGCTGGGATTGGAGCACACGGAGCTATTGGGACGCACACTGCCGGAGATTGCCTGGCAGAAGGCGGGCATCATCAAGAGCGGATCGCATGTCTTCACGCATGTCACTCAGCCGGTTTGCCTGGACGTCATTCGTCAGCGGACGCAGGAGCAGTCAGCCACGCTCTACGAGGTTCCACCCACCGAGGATTACTTTCGATCGGACGCATATGCTCCGATTTGGCAGACATTCAGTCATTTGATTCGTCTAAATGGCTCATTGGCCATTCAATTGGCCAGCGACTGGTTGACGCAGTCGGGCAGACAGCGGCACACTCCCAACGAGGTGAGAATGGATCCACAGCTGCTGGGCGGACTGATAAGCGCCCACTGGCCCGGTCGCTGCCAGCTGATCGAGTGGCACGGCATGCGACTGCATCTGGACGGAGCTCACACACTGGAGAGCATGGCAGTGTGCACGGACTGGTTCGCCAAGAGCGTGCGAGAGAG TGTCCATCCAAAGATACTGATCTTCAATCGCACCGGAGAGTCCGGATTCGAGccactgctgcagctcctcaACCGCACCTGTGCCTTCGACATGGTCTGCTTTGTGCCCAACTTGGCCACCTCCACGCCAAATGCGCCCAGCCAGGTGATGGTTCGGTTTAGTCCCGAAATGCAATTGCAGCGGGCGCGGACCATTGCCACGGCATGGAGTGACCTCTGCGCAACGGAGCAGCAAAAGGATGTGGGTCAGGTGTTCAATACACTGACCGACGCCTTCACCGCCATCTGGCAAAGATTCCCGCCAGCCACGGACAGCGACGCACAACTGGAGGTCCTGGTCACCGGTTCCATTCACCTGCTGGGAGCGGCTATAAGTGCTCTGGACCTCATCGATGATTCCACAACTAGAACTAGAATATAA
- the LOC120457145 gene encoding folylpolyglutamate synthase, mitochondrial isoform X2, whose product MEILLLVQQHTYFNSGKVPFLETLNFISIFFEFLLFLGSTCALTESLLRHQGVRTGFFSSPHILSTNERIRIDGQLLAKDKFTEQFWKVYNRLWDRREHDHDMPAYFKFLTILGFHVFVAENVDVVVLEVGIGGEHDCTNIVRNVRTVGITSLGLEHTELLGRTLPEIAWQKAGIIKSGSHVFTHVTQPVCLDVIRQRTQEQSATLYEVPPTEDYFRSDAYAPIWQTFSHLIRLNGSLAIQLASDWLTQSGRQRHTPNEVRMDPQLLGGLISAHWPGRCQLIEWHGMRLHLDGAHTLESMAVCTDWFAKSVRESVHPKILIFNRTGESGFEPLLQLLNRTCAFDMVCFVPNLATSTPNAPSQVMVRFSPEMQLQRARTIATAWSDLCATEQQKDVGQVFNTLTDAFTAIWQRFPPATDSDAQLEVLVTGSIHLLGAAISALDLIDDSTTRTRI is encoded by the exons ATGGAAATTTTGCTTTTGGTTCAacaacatacatattttaattcaGGAAAAGTACCGTTTCTCGAGACACTGAATTTCATCAGCATTTTCTTTGAGTTCCTATTGTTTTTg GGCTCCACCTGCGCCTTGACGGAATCTCTGCTTCGCCATCAGGGTGTCCGCACGGGTTTCTTCAGTTCCCCCCACATTCTGTCCACCAACGAGCGGATCCGGATCGATGGCCAGTTGCTGGCCAAGGATAAGTTCACGGAGCAGTTCTGGAAGGTATACAATCGACTGTGGGATCGGCGGGAGCACGATCACGACATGCCCGCCTACTTTAAGTTCCTGACCATTCTGGGCTTTCATGTTTTCGTTGCCGAgaatgtggatgtggtcgTTCTGGAGGTGGGCATCGGTGGTGAGCACGATTGCACGAATATCGTGAGAAATGTGCGCACCGTGGGCATCACATCGCTGGGATTGGAGCACACGGAGCTATTGGGACGCACACTGCCGGAGATTGCCTGGCAGAAGGCGGGCATCATCAAGAGCGGATCGCATGTCTTCACGCATGTCACTCAGCCGGTTTGCCTGGACGTCATTCGTCAGCGGACGCAGGAGCAGTCAGCCACGCTCTACGAGGTTCCACCCACCGAGGATTACTTTCGATCGGACGCATATGCTCCGATTTGGCAGACATTCAGTCATTTGATTCGTCTAAATGGCTCATTGGCCATTCAATTGGCCAGCGACTGGTTGACGCAGTCGGGCAGACAGCGGCACACTCCCAACGAGGTGAGAATGGATCCACAGCTGCTGGGCGGACTGATAAGCGCCCACTGGCCCGGTCGCTGCCAGCTGATCGAGTGGCACGGCATGCGACTGCATCTGGACGGAGCTCACACACTGGAGAGCATGGCAGTGTGCACGGACTGGTTCGCCAAGAGCGTGCGAGAGAG TGTCCATCCAAAGATACTGATCTTCAATCGCACCGGAGAGTCCGGATTCGAGccactgctgcagctcctcaACCGCACCTGTGCCTTCGACATGGTCTGCTTTGTGCCCAACTTGGCCACCTCCACGCCAAATGCGCCCAGCCAGGTGATGGTTCGGTTTAGTCCCGAAATGCAATTGCAGCGGGCGCGGACCATTGCCACGGCATGGAGTGACCTCTGCGCAACGGAGCAGCAAAAGGATGTGGGTCAGGTGTTCAATACACTGACCGACGCCTTCACCGCCATCTGGCAAAGATTCCCGCCAGCCACGGACAGCGACGCACAACTGGAGGTCCTGGTCACCGGTTCCATTCACCTGCTGGGAGCGGCTATAAGTGCTCTGGACCTCATCGATGATTCCACAACTAGAACTAGAATATAA
- the LOC120457149 gene encoding box C/D snoRNA protein 1: MADGTSTKTSTMRLGMCEVCAAKEARYACPKCEVKTCSLPCVQIHKKELSCDGQRDRTKFVPLSEMTPREFMSDYCFLEECTRYAENRKTDPSKRFTHDQRNLPVAQHRMRTAAKRRNINLRLQLANFSRHKENTTYLNWKLGRFYWRVEWLFANIPHEANLARDVARFVDERCDEEVTLSDLVAKYVDLEQETARDQRKLLANHQTAGIGQLSFWLRAEGVRRSCTRCYLLEATKTLGENLAGKTIVEFPTIFVTHEPKPPGGYEAIDSSEEFEEEQEELLPITKPGPSSKAIAQDLDDSHDVYHDLAAAFAGEDVSETEDDEEFEALYRERVEL; encoded by the exons ATGGCCGATGGAACCAGCACTAAAACCAG CACCATGCGCCTGGGAATGTGCGAGGTGTGCGCCGCAAAGGAAGCCCGCTACGCGTGTCCCAAATGCGAGGTGAAAACGTGCAGCTTGCCCTGCGTCCAGATCCACAAGAAGGAGCTGAGCTGCGATGGCCAGCGGGATCGCACCAAGTTCGTGCCCCTGAGCGAGATGACACCGCGCGAATTCATGAGTGACTACTGCTTCTTGGAGGAGTGCACTCGCTATGCAGAGAATCGGAAAACCGATCCGAGCAAGCGATTTACCCACGACCAAAGGAATCTACCGGTGGCACAGCATCGCATGCGGACGGCGGCCAAGAGGCGCAACATTAACCTGCGCCTGCAGCTGGCGAATTTCAGTCGGCACAAGGAGAACACCACGTATCTAAACTGGAAACTGGGACGATTCTATTGGCGTGTGGAGTGGCTGTTTGCAAACATTCCTCACGAGGCAAACCTTGCCCGCGATGTCGCCCGCTTCGTGGACGAGCGATGTGATGAGGAGGTCACGCTGTCCGATCTGGTAGCCAAGTACGTGGATCTGGAGCAGGAGACGGCACGGGATCAGCGCAAATTGCTGGCAAACCATCAGACTGCCGGCATTGGCCAGCTGAGTTTTTGGCTAAGAGCCGAGGGCGTGCGTCGCAGCTGTACAAGGTGTTATCTCCTGGAGGCGACCAAAACGCTGGGCGAGAATCTAGCCGGCAAAACCATCGTGGAGTTTCCCACCATTTTCGTTACGCACGAACCGAAACCACCTGGTGGATATGAAGCCATCGACAGCA GTGAAGAATTCGAGGAagagcaggaggagctgctgcccATAACCAAACCAGGACCATCCTCCAAAGCAATTGCGCAGGACTTGGATGATTCACATGATGTGTACCATGATCTGGCTGCCGCCTTTGCCGGTGAAGATGTCAGTGAAACCGAAGACGACGAAGAATTCGAGGCACTCTACAGAGAACGTGTAGAGCTGTAG